The region AAGTTTTATTCTTTGTTCACTGATCTCCGAGGTAAATGCACATGGGGAAATCCGCACCAAGCGTCTTACTTTGTGAGCTATCGGCGGAGATAAGAAAATATCAGTCCTTTAATGTTAGTGTTGTTACCAATCtattcagtggccacattattacgTACAATCCGGAACGATTAAAATGGACACTGAGTGCTTGTTCGAGGTCTTCTGCTGCCGTGGCCCAGGTTTCAGGTTTTAAGTGTTGTGAGTTCATAGATACGCCTCTGCACAGCACTGTCGTAACGattggttatctgagttactcttgccttcctgtcaacttgtacaagtctggccattctcctctatgTTCTCTCATCAGCAACGTGCTTTTGCCCACAGGGCTGCCGCGCACAGGATATTTTTTTTGTTCATCGCACAATTCACTGTAAACTATCCAGTGTTTTTTGCATGAAATGGGAGATTACACTGTCAAAGTCGCTTAGTTGacatttttccccattttgatatttggctcgaacaacaactaaaccacttgacaatgtctgcattcttttatgcGTTGAATCGCTGCCAGGTGATAGGCATTATCGAGCAgctgtgcaggtgtacctaattacTTAGCCAGTAATTATAGATTCAGATGTTTTGGCGAATGCGTTATTGAACGAGGTGTTCACATGACGAAACCTGAATATTGTCAATTAAGTCAAAAATAAAGGGCACCATTATCTGCAGATGTAACAGTGTATCAATAATAATTTAGCAATTCAAAATATCTAAATAAATGAAGTCTTCAAGGGATAGACTTACTATTCTGACATTTACCTAACCTCAAATGAACACCGACAGGTTCACTGATACGTTAACTTCTGTTGTATCAAACGTCGGAGACTCAGACGGTAACTTCGCTCTATCTCAGATTCAGATGAAACAAAAAATAAGTGTGTGAGCGGGTGGGATAAAGGCACAATTACCCTCTGAACTACTGTATTGACAACGGGTGGTGCTAGGTCTAACAATCCGAATAAAAGGAGCAAAATAAAACCTCTTGTTTGCCATCCCGATTCATTATGACTGGCGTGCTGGCATTTAAATGCAATAGTTAATCAGGGGCCTGGCTCGTTTGGCATTATTAAAACACGGCATGGAAATCTTTCCAGAAATGATCTACAACACATATAGTGGGTTTTAATTAATCTGTTTTATTTATTGATAGACGAGAGTTTAAAACCTTTATTGAAAGGAACAGATCACTCTGGTTCCATGTTGATATatagtaaaccaattccagttccaaatCCAACCTGTGGTGATTTTCAGTTTTGATTTAAGGGGATTCCGCTTGTTACAGACCATGATTTTTACAATTGAGGAAATAAACAGAGACGAGAGTCTTCTTCCGAACATCACACTGGGTTACAGGATTCACGATGACTGCGGTTCCCCCGAGATTGCGACAAAGATTGCTCTGGCTCTGGTGAATGGGCAGGAGGAAACATACGTCGATAAAGTGTGTGACGGGCCTCTCAGCATCTCCGGGATCGTTGGTGGCGCTGAGTCCTCGGTGTCCATCGCCGTTGCAAGGACAACTGGCTCTTTCAGAATACCACTGGTAAGATTTGGTTTAAACTTACAGTGGTCACTGTGACGTAAACGGAACTAACTTGTTTTTAATTAACAGTACCAGTGAATTAGGTTTATCACTGATACCTTCTAGTGTTTGAACGTTCTTCCTCCAATTTATTGTCAAGTATTTCGCAGTCACACCCGCACATTAAACAACACCCTAACATTCTGATTGAATACAGGTCAGCTACTTTTCTACGTGCGTGTGTCTCAGCGATAAGAACGAATATCCAACGTTTCAGCGAACTATTCCAAGTGACGAGCATCAGTCCAAGGCACTTGTGCATCTCATTCAGAAGTTTGGATGGACTTGGATTGGAACCGTTAGCAGCAACAATGACTATGGCAACTCAGGAATGAGAGCTTTTGTCGAAGCTGCTGAAGAATTTGGGCTTTGCATTGCCTTCTCTGAATCATTTCACAGAACAGACTCTACGGAGAAGATAACCAGGATTGTACAAGTGATGAAGGAGGCGACCACAAAGGTCGTGGTGGCTTTTGCCGGACCTGGCGAAATGCGTATTTTATTTGCAGAGGTTCTACGGCAAAACCTCAGCGGCGTGCAGTGGGTGGGCAGTGAGGCGTGGATTACAGCAGACTTCGTCGTTGTGGATAGTGGTCGGCGCTTCCTTACCGGGGCAATCGGAACTGCTGTGCGTGCGCAGGAAATTCCAGGGGTGCAGGACTTCCTGCTCACAATCCATCCTTCCCGATTTCCCGGTAATCCGTTATTGATGGAGTTCTGGGAGACCACCTTCGGGTGTACCCTTAGTTTCGATAACGGGACAAATGAAGTTGGTTCAATTGGCCGGCTCCCACAGTGTAGTGGAAATGAGAGTCTTCTTCAAATCAGCAATGCCTATACCGACTTGACCATGGACGGGAACTCTTACATTGTATATAAAGCAGTCTACTCGTTTGCTCATGCGCTTCACGATATGCTTTCATGTGAAAGTGGCAAAGGGCCATTCCCGAACAAAACTTGTGCACGTCTTTCAACTTTTAAACCGTGGCAGATATGGACTTTATAATGTGGGCATCTTTCAATGTAGCTATTGCAATTTTGATATTCAGACCAGGGTATTACCTGTACAGTAAATGGCAGAGCCTGCCGGTCGGAAAGTTATTCCTTAATATAAAATTAACATTTAGCTGATAGTGGTGCGCAAGTAGACAGTGAGCATGAGTAACAGGGAAGGTTTGGATCTGCATACCttttagtgttggaaaatgaagaGTGAATTCATCGAGCTCTACGAAATCATGAGAGGTATAGACAAAGTGGGCTGCATTAGTATTTTCCCAAGGTGTACGGAACACAAAATTAGATGGCACAGATACAGCTAAGCAGGGAGAGATCTGAAAAGAGACGGGAAGAGGAAATTTCTTTACAAAGAAGTTAGCGAtatctggaatatgctgccagaagaagtggtccAGCTAGGTGTAAATGTGAGACATTTGGATAGTTACATTGAGGGAAACGTCATAGGCAAATATAGCAATAAAATCTTGAAGACAAAATCTCTTCTTATATGCAGGGACCATAACGCAATCTTTTGAATTCTATTTTTAGCTCCTCCATTACATGAAGTCAATTTACTTCACAACAAAAGTTGGAGAGAAGGTGCATTTTGATGAGAAAGGCAATCCAACAGCGGCTTATGACATTGTAAACTGGAAAATTAATGCAAATGGTAGCCTTGAAGTTCAGACAGTTGGATATTACAACGGATCAGGTCGCCCGGGTAAAGAACTTATGCTGAATCTACATCAGATTGTCTGGAGCGGTGGTAAGCGTCAGGTATGGTTGTCTATTGAAAGTGGCCAAATTTGACAACAGCTAAATCGTAATTATCTATGTTATAGTACTAAGATATTATAACCAACAGCGCCTGTAAAACACATACATACAAACATATACGCATACATGCATAGATGCATACTTGCATGCATAATATTATGGTACTAAACATAAGGAAGGGACCCGGAGTCCAATGAAACCCAGTCAACACGTTGATTCTGTGGATTAATTCTCGAGACTAAGTTCCGGAGTAGAGAAATCATAATGACATTAACCAGATTTAGTAATATTTTAAAGCAAGCATAAGCTTTAT is a window of Hemitrygon akajei chromosome 3, sHemAka1.3, whole genome shotgun sequence DNA encoding:
- the LOC140724626 gene encoding extracellular calcium-sensing receptor-like, with amino-acid sequence MDFWLFTHPLKNSKYSIREYSPRRPHLSSNPLTSGINPVNILFIASKASKESRTAVALCPNIARSSGLRAHSERPAGLLDDTFDLRGFRLLQTMIFTIEEINRDESLLPNITLGYRIHDDCGSPEIATKIALALVNGQEETYVDKVCDGPLSISGIVGGAESSVSIAVARTTGSFRIPLVSYFSTCVCLSDKNEYPTFQRTIPSDEHQSKALVHLIQKFGWTWIGTVSSNNDYGNSGMRAFVEAAEEFGLCIAFSESFHRTDSTEKITRIVQVMKEATTKVVVAFAGPGEMRILFAEVLRQNLSGVQWVGSEAWITADFVVVDSGRRFLTGAIGTAVRAQEIPGVQDFLLTIHPSRFPGNPLLMEFWETTFGCTLSFDNGTNEVGSIGRLPQCSGNESLLQISNAYTDLTMDGNSYIVYKAVYSFAHALHDMLSCESGKGPFPNKTCARLSTFKPWQILHYMKSIYFTTKVGEKVHFDEKGNPTAAYDIVNWKINANGSLEVQTVGYYNGSGRPGKELMLNLHQIVWSGGKRQIPRAVCSESCSLGTRKIARKGQPICCFDCKSCADGEISNATDSADCIKCPPLYWSNDRRDQCIAKNIEYLGFTEILGFVLVLLAVAGVCMSGLTAGLFFRHRDTPLVKANNSELSFLLLFALSCCFLCSVTFIGEPSHWSCILRRMAFGVSFVMCISCVLVKTILVLTAFKATHPSSNRIKWFGQRQQRISVFLLASVQVLICVLWLLVEPPFPVINTKFYRETIILECDTGSSAAFYSASGYIALLSCICFVLAFLARTLPDNFNEAKCITFSMLIFCAVWVTFIPASVSSPGKYTVAVEVFAILASSFGLLLCIFAPKCFIIVITPERNTKKHIMGKVDERKF